A single genomic interval of Algiphilus sp. harbors:
- a CDS encoding exopolysaccharide biosynthesis protein: MPDNITSVLDRLEEQTQDATIVRVADILEAFSGRLFGPLLLLPALIVISPLGMIPLVPTAMAVLLALIAGQGLLGRGQPWVPRQLRERSVERERLQHAFSRLRPWTQRIDRLTRPRLEALVTGPMQPVLILIVLLLAGVMVPLEVLPFAAALPALGIALLAIAMLGQDGLLGALGFAAGGGSLIALLYLLTST, from the coding sequence TTGCCCGATAACATCACCAGCGTGCTGGACCGCCTCGAAGAGCAGACCCAGGACGCGACCATCGTCCGCGTCGCGGATATCCTGGAGGCCTTCTCGGGGCGGCTCTTCGGCCCGCTGCTGCTATTGCCGGCGCTGATCGTGATTTCGCCGCTGGGCATGATCCCGCTGGTGCCCACCGCCATGGCGGTGCTGCTGGCGCTGATCGCCGGGCAGGGGCTGCTGGGGCGCGGCCAGCCCTGGGTACCGCGCCAGCTGCGCGAGCGCAGCGTCGAGCGCGAGCGCCTGCAGCACGCTTTTTCCCGCCTGCGACCGTGGACGCAGCGGATCGACCGCCTGACGCGGCCGCGACTCGAGGCCCTTGTCACGGGACCGATGCAGCCGGTGCTGATCCTGATCGTGCTGCTGCTGGCCGGCGTCATGGTGCCCCTGGAGGTGCTGCCCTTCGCCGCAGCCTTGCCGGCGCTGGGCATCGCCCTGCTCGCAATCGCCATGCTCGGCCAGGACGGCTTGCTCGGGGCGCTGGGTTTTGCTGCGGGCGGCGGCTCGCTGATCGCACTGCTCTACCTGCTGACCAGCACCTGA
- a CDS encoding DUF3185 family protein, which translates to MSTGRIIGIALLVVGVILLYFGYNATQSGAEQIGEAITGNYSDETIFYLAAGAGSAIVGLLLAVFGGRRG; encoded by the coding sequence ATGAGCACCGGACGAATTATCGGCATCGCGCTACTCGTGGTGGGCGTCATCCTGCTCTACTTCGGCTACAACGCCACGCAGTCGGGCGCCGAGCAGATCGGCGAGGCGATTACCGGCAACTACAGCGACGAGACGATCTTCTATCTCGCCGCGGGCGCGGGTTCGGCCATCGTCGGGCTGTTGCTCGCCGTCTTCGGCGGCCGGCGCGGCTGA
- a CDS encoding DUF6607 family protein, which translates to MPRPLLAAACAALLISGCAAVTERPQSGGDAASAPDPRDRKAILDMAGEFEVRFRFDETLSLRSGYQLREPQRSGGHELVLVIADTPRHVALQHILVMDGHVVKHWRQDWHYQRTTSWTYAGDRTWERVTRAPETVRGTWTQTVWQVDDSPRYAGTGRWRHAHGVSIWTSGETRRPLPRRERTSRDDYDLLLGINRHIITPWGWAHEQDNTKVDRTAAPADRAVVREAGLNRYRRITDHDFSPGRDYWTRTRAYWAEVREVWRELLADRARVPMAAEVDGKRLFQVMFEQADQFAEAPHDGDAMRRAARDAILGYVRAADN; encoded by the coding sequence ATGCCCCGCCCGCTGCTTGCCGCCGCCTGTGCCGCGCTGCTGATCAGCGGCTGCGCCGCGGTCACCGAGCGCCCGCAGTCCGGCGGTGATGCCGCGTCCGCACCCGACCCGCGAGACCGCAAGGCCATCCTCGACATGGCCGGCGAGTTCGAGGTCCGCTTCCGCTTCGACGAGACGCTGTCGCTGCGATCCGGCTATCAGCTCCGCGAGCCGCAGCGCTCGGGTGGCCACGAGCTCGTGCTGGTCATCGCCGACACGCCGCGCCACGTCGCGCTCCAGCACATTCTGGTGATGGACGGGCACGTGGTGAAGCACTGGCGCCAGGACTGGCACTACCAGCGCACCACCAGCTGGACCTACGCCGGCGACCGCACCTGGGAGCGGGTGACGCGTGCGCCCGAGACGGTGCGCGGTACCTGGACGCAGACCGTCTGGCAGGTCGACGATTCGCCGCGCTACGCTGGCACCGGCCGCTGGCGCCACGCGCACGGCGTCTCGATCTGGACATCCGGCGAGACCCGGCGGCCGTTGCCGCGGCGCGAGCGCACGAGCCGTGACGACTACGATCTGCTGCTCGGCATCAACCGCCACATCATCACGCCGTGGGGATGGGCACACGAGCAGGACAACACCAAGGTCGACCGCACCGCGGCGCCGGCCGACCGGGCGGTGGTGCGCGAAGCCGGCCTCAATCGCTACCGGCGCATCACGGATCACGACTTCAGTCCGGGGCGCGACTACTGGACGCGCACGCGCGCCTACTGGGCCGAGGTCCGCGAGGTCTGGCGGGAGCTGCTCGCCGACCGGGCGCGCGTCCCGATGGCGGCCGAGGTCGACGGCAAGCGCCTGTTCCAGGTCATGTTCGAGCAGGCCGATCAGTTCGCGGAGGCCCCGCACGACGGCGACGCCATGCGCCGGGCGGCGCGCGACGCCATCCTGGGGTACGTGCGCGCCGCCGACAACTGA
- a CDS encoding MBL fold metallo-hydrolase, whose translation MGIISVFWKKGACTAALLAAVTLAACGGSSGTSGAGAPANRGDVPAAQWQPLPPAPAVDAETQAAREAILGPGATDPDAVRLWWYGVSSFVMSIGGHLVLLDAWESVGLHADTVPIGREELVALQPEAIFIGHGHFDHAADAGYIAGRTGAALVAGDTVCALARERAADGPDLPFPCLVLGSEGEPEPGTVQPIRVFADLPAVHVLQHVHSAADPMDLLEGGTPQLFVPDLLTYLLNLNTDPQEVTRFALTLTDDGGFGDPNGGTWAYHFRDGDFGLLWHDSSGPIDEGEPFAAAIRQALNSFPDCVDVQVGAIVGFGMLTSAMRDARLYVEHAHPKLSLPNHHDAWAPVIGPGAAALEQPWRDELATLAHPPELDYLRDPQDFMQPRVFAVDAPRWKLPSPGSSCAQP comes from the coding sequence ATGGGGATCATTTCGGTGTTCTGGAAAAAGGGGGCATGCACCGCCGCGCTGCTGGCGGCAGTGACGCTTGCAGCCTGCGGTGGCAGCAGCGGCACTTCGGGCGCTGGCGCGCCGGCCAATCGCGGCGACGTGCCGGCTGCGCAGTGGCAGCCGCTGCCACCGGCGCCGGCCGTGGATGCCGAGACGCAGGCCGCACGCGAGGCGATCCTCGGTCCGGGCGCGACCGACCCCGACGCGGTGCGGCTGTGGTGGTACGGCGTATCCAGCTTCGTCATGAGCATCGGCGGGCATCTGGTGCTGCTCGACGCCTGGGAGAGCGTCGGCCTGCACGCGGACACGGTGCCCATCGGCCGCGAGGAGCTGGTGGCGCTGCAGCCGGAGGCCATCTTCATCGGCCACGGCCACTTCGATCACGCCGCCGACGCCGGCTACATTGCCGGTCGCACCGGAGCGGCGCTGGTGGCCGGCGACACGGTCTGCGCGCTGGCGCGCGAGCGTGCCGCCGACGGGCCGGATCTTCCCTTCCCCTGCCTGGTGCTGGGCAGCGAGGGCGAACCCGAGCCCGGCACGGTGCAGCCGATCCGCGTCTTCGCCGATCTGCCGGCGGTACACGTGCTGCAGCATGTGCACTCGGCGGCCGATCCGATGGATCTGCTCGAAGGCGGCACGCCGCAGCTCTTCGTGCCGGATCTGCTGACCTATCTGCTCAACCTCAATACCGATCCGCAGGAGGTCACGCGCTTCGCGCTGACACTGACCGACGACGGCGGCTTCGGCGATCCCAACGGTGGCACCTGGGCCTATCACTTCCGCGATGGCGATTTCGGCCTGCTCTGGCACGACTCCTCGGGCCCCATCGACGAGGGTGAGCCCTTCGCGGCCGCCATCCGCCAGGCCCTGAACAGCTTCCCGGACTGCGTGGATGTGCAGGTGGGCGCCATCGTCGGCTTCGGCATGCTGACCAGCGCCATGCGCGACGCGCGGCTCTATGTCGAGCACGCGCATCCCAAGCTGAGCCTGCCCAATCATCACGACGCTTGGGCACCGGTGATCGGCCCCGGTGCGGCGGCGCTGGAGCAGCCCTGGCGCGACGAACTTGCGACGCTGGCGCATCCGCCCGAGCTGGATTATCTGCGCGATCCGCAGGATTTCATGCAGCCGCGGGTCTTCGCGGTGGATGCCCCGCGCTGGAAGCTGCCTTCACCCGGATCCTCCTGCGCGCAGCCCTGA
- a CDS encoding lysylphosphatidylglycerol synthase transmembrane domain-containing protein yields MVNASHRSEADRAENALGFRRLFGFSLLFIVLSGLGAYAVYAQVAGHSISWDGRLLAPGVVGTCLALLLVYFAADGLRLWFTLRALGEEVPLGSMARLVFLNLFVSNVTPMATGGGIAQVWFLQRRAVPIGTALTATTIRTALAVLFIFGATPILLLTMPGADGAAADRAILLTLLACGIGYVGFFAVVLLAPRWLMRPLLATLKTARRFHFISRARHLRWRRAGVRELQRFARGFGRYFAGRRRDIAGSFACTAIFLLTLFSFPAVLFAGLGYDLDYWLVIGRLVITTFVMYFSPTPGASGIAEGVFGQFFSDVVGASHLVLATVAWRALTIHLGMAIGVVVAHRELARPSGGAPR; encoded by the coding sequence GTGGTGAACGCGTCGCATCGCTCCGAGGCGGACCGCGCCGAGAACGCGCTCGGCTTCCGGCGTCTGTTCGGTTTCTCGCTGCTGTTCATCGTGCTGAGCGGTCTGGGCGCCTATGCGGTGTACGCCCAGGTGGCGGGGCACAGCATCTCGTGGGACGGGCGCCTGCTCGCGCCCGGCGTCGTCGGGACCTGCCTGGCACTCCTGCTGGTCTACTTCGCGGCCGACGGCCTGCGCCTGTGGTTCACGCTGCGCGCGCTCGGCGAGGAGGTGCCACTGGGCAGCATGGCCCGGCTGGTCTTCCTCAATCTGTTCGTGTCCAACGTCACCCCGATGGCGACCGGCGGCGGCATTGCACAGGTGTGGTTCCTGCAGCGGCGCGCGGTGCCCATCGGCACGGCGCTCACCGCGACCACCATCCGTACCGCGCTGGCGGTGCTCTTCATATTCGGCGCCACGCCGATCCTGCTGCTGACGATGCCCGGCGCCGACGGTGCCGCGGCGGATCGCGCCATCCTGCTGACACTGCTGGCCTGCGGTATCGGCTATGTCGGCTTCTTCGCCGTCGTGCTACTGGCACCGCGATGGCTCATGCGGCCGCTGCTGGCCACGCTGAAGACCGCGCGGCGCTTCCACTTCATCAGCCGTGCCCGCCACCTGCGCTGGCGGCGCGCCGGCGTGCGCGAACTGCAGCGCTTCGCGCGCGGCTTCGGGCGCTACTTCGCCGGCCGGCGCCGCGACATCGCGGGTTCATTCGCCTGCACCGCGATCTTCCTGCTGACGCTGTTCTCCTTTCCGGCGGTGCTGTTCGCCGGCCTCGGCTACGACCTCGACTACTGGCTGGTGATCGGCCGGCTGGTGATCACCACCTTCGTCATGTACTTCTCGCCGACACCGGGGGCCTCCGGCATCGCCGAAGGTGTCTTCGGGCAGTTCTTCTCCGATGTGGTGGGGGCTTCGCACCTGGTGCTGGCGACGGTGGCCTGGCGCGCGCTGACCATCCATCTGGGCATGGCGATCGGCGTGGTGGTCGCGCACCGCGAGCTCGCGCGCCCGTCGGGCGGGGCACCGCGATGA
- a CDS encoding S9 family peptidase, whose protein sequence is MTPPASHPPSLQPPRPAQRPREVAAAGGTRVDPYYWLRDDSRENPEVIAHLEAENRYFEQATADQQPLRERLFAEMKARIKEDDAGPPEFDNGYWYYSRYEAGRDYAIHCRRQGTMDAAEEILLDANLEAEGHAYYRLGAMEVSPDNRWLAWTEDCVGRRQYRLRIRDLATGATTAPRADNIQPDLAWASDSRRLLYVQQDATTLLGNRVFIVSREADAEPALIYEEGDDSFFMGVHRARSGRYVFITLQATETSEWRFAPADAPEIGFAPVIPRTGGHEYDVEDHGDDIVIRSNEDAPNFRLLRAPLNEGAERARWQEIVPHRDDALVEGFECYDDWLAIEERVGGLLRLRLRRWDGGDERLIAGDDTPSAIHLIGAPEPASPTVRYAQSTLTTPETIYDHELASGSRTLVKQQPVMGDFDAADYSSDYRWIEVRDGARVPVSLLHRRDTPLDGSAPMLLTGYGAYGICLDPGFSSHRLSLLDRGWVIGVAHVRGGEDLGRAWYDAGRLAHKPNTFRDFMDVSDTLVAEGVCAPDQLHATGGSAGGLLMGVIANDYPSRYRSISAHVPFVDVLTTMLDESIPLTTNEFDEWGNPQRPDDYATIAAYSPCDNIRAQAYPAMLVTSGLWDSQVQYWEPAKWVAKLRDHHTGDAPILLHTEMEAGHGGRSGRFQRLHELARDYAFVLAFTER, encoded by the coding sequence ATGACGCCACCAGCGAGCCACCCGCCTTCCCTCCAGCCACCGCGCCCGGCGCAGCGACCGCGCGAAGTCGCGGCAGCCGGCGGCACGCGCGTCGACCCCTACTACTGGCTGCGCGACGACAGCCGGGAGAATCCGGAAGTCATCGCGCATCTCGAGGCCGAGAACCGCTACTTCGAGCAGGCCACGGCGGATCAGCAACCCTTGCGCGAACGGCTCTTCGCCGAGATGAAGGCACGCATCAAGGAGGACGACGCCGGCCCGCCCGAGTTCGACAACGGCTACTGGTACTACAGCCGTTACGAGGCCGGCCGCGACTACGCCATCCACTGCCGGCGCCAGGGCACGATGGACGCGGCCGAAGAGATCCTGCTCGACGCCAACCTCGAGGCCGAGGGCCACGCCTACTACCGGCTCGGCGCGATGGAAGTCAGCCCGGACAACCGCTGGCTGGCCTGGACCGAGGACTGCGTCGGCCGGCGCCAGTACCGGCTGCGCATCCGCGATCTCGCCACCGGTGCGACCACCGCACCGCGCGCCGACAACATCCAGCCCGATCTGGCCTGGGCCTCGGACAGCCGGCGGCTGCTCTATGTGCAGCAGGACGCCACCACGCTGCTCGGCAATCGCGTCTTCATCGTGTCCCGGGAGGCCGACGCCGAGCCCGCGCTGATCTACGAGGAGGGCGACGACAGCTTCTTCATGGGCGTGCACCGCGCTCGCTCCGGGCGCTACGTCTTCATCACGCTACAGGCCACCGAAACCTCCGAATGGCGCTTCGCCCCGGCCGATGCGCCCGAGATCGGCTTCGCCCCGGTCATCCCGCGCACCGGCGGCCACGAATACGACGTCGAGGACCACGGCGACGATATCGTCATCCGCAGCAATGAGGACGCCCCCAACTTCCGCCTGCTGCGCGCGCCGCTCAACGAGGGCGCCGAGCGCGCGCGCTGGCAGGAGATCGTGCCCCATCGCGACGACGCCCTCGTCGAAGGCTTCGAGTGCTACGACGACTGGCTGGCGATCGAGGAGCGCGTCGGCGGTCTGCTGCGCCTGCGCCTGCGGCGCTGGGACGGTGGCGACGAACGTCTCATCGCCGGCGACGACACGCCCTCGGCCATTCATCTGATCGGCGCGCCGGAGCCCGCCAGCCCCACCGTGCGCTATGCCCAGTCCACGCTCACCACGCCGGAGACGATCTACGACCACGAGCTGGCCTCGGGCAGCCGCACGCTCGTCAAGCAACAGCCGGTGATGGGCGATTTCGATGCCGCCGACTACAGCTCGGATTACCGCTGGATCGAGGTACGCGACGGCGCGCGCGTACCGGTGTCGCTGCTGCATCGCCGTGACACCCCATTGGACGGCAGCGCGCCGATGCTGCTCACCGGCTACGGCGCCTACGGCATCTGCCTGGATCCGGGCTTCTCCAGTCACCGCCTGTCATTGCTCGACCGCGGCTGGGTGATCGGCGTGGCGCATGTGCGCGGCGGCGAGGACCTCGGCCGCGCCTGGTACGACGCCGGACGGCTGGCCCACAAGCCCAACACCTTCCGCGACTTCATGGACGTCTCGGACACGCTGGTGGCCGAAGGCGTCTGCGCCCCGGATCAGCTGCACGCCACCGGCGGCTCGGCGGGCGGGCTGCTGATGGGCGTGATCGCCAACGACTACCCCTCGCGCTACCGCAGCATCTCGGCGCACGTGCCCTTCGTCGACGTGCTGACCACGATGCTCGACGAGAGCATCCCGCTGACCACCAACGAATTCGACGAGTGGGGCAACCCCCAGCGCCCGGACGACTACGCGACCATCGCGGCCTACTCGCCCTGCGACAACATCCGCGCACAGGCCTACCCGGCGATGCTGGTGACCTCGGGACTCTGGGATTCGCAGGTGCAGTACTGGGAGCCCGCGAAGTGGGTGGCGAAACTGCGCGATCACCACACCGGCGATGCGCCCATCCTGCTGCACACCGAGATGGAGGCCGGCCACGGCGGCCGCTCGGGGCGCTTCCAGCGTCTGCACGAGCTGGCGCGCGACTATGCCTTCGTGCTCGCGTTCACCGAGCGCTGA
- a CDS encoding glycosyltransferase produces MKVRRWITPGRLKLVFWLNLALIAWLVGYRSYLAFIEQEFTSLHAEQISRIRDTVGADDTMRFAVVGNIKNSVGLFERQMIPMLNASEAEFLISAGNAVGSGGEDKYRALHRSLGNLAMPYLLTVGNDEAGGLGRIHFYDHYGPYFHAFRAGNGQFIFLDSTDPDSYAYQLMWLEARLSDPGPTHHFVFVSRPVLPPSKEPPLKLVREDLRGTRFGERLQALFRAHGVTAVFSSERSLFDRREVDGVPYIVTGGAGGLVLNDDTSYYHYVDVAVEGEAVRIGVERLDIGQHPVGKTLESLWLFVHSLFYVGRLNFLLLLSALVVVGIKLYTSIFVERDYYRNFDLDITPYRDRPLRVAMVTNNYLPFIGGVPLSIDRLRRGLRALGHRVLVLAPRYPGSGESDGDDVRRVPSTPTLSRRNDFRLANVLSPVIGRSLREFEPEVIHIHHPFWLGWAALIHARRLGVPAVFTYHTRLEHYAHYVPLPGPLFRNLVSHSLVRRFANQCAGVIVPTASAEEYLRLIGVQTDTFVQPTGIDYERFPHRDEDAIAALRERFALGDGPVLVSVSRLSQEKNIDFILDGLTELGRQTETPFHCLIIGDGDERERLQARIDDEPALAGRVHLTGSVAPDDMVHYYQLGDVFLFASRSETQGMVILEAMAAHLPVVTVRSSGIDDVVQDGVNGYKTPCQVAQWTERLRLLLEDDALRKEMADAAQRFAADFAVERFAGDVAEIYAQVLAAYHQRRS; encoded by the coding sequence ATGAAGGTGCGCCGATGGATCACGCCGGGCCGGCTCAAGCTGGTGTTCTGGCTCAATCTCGCGCTGATCGCCTGGCTGGTGGGGTATCGCAGCTACCTGGCCTTCATCGAGCAGGAATTCACCTCGCTGCATGCCGAGCAGATATCGCGCATCCGCGACACCGTCGGCGCCGACGACACCATGCGCTTCGCGGTGGTCGGGAACATCAAGAACTCGGTGGGCCTGTTCGAGCGGCAGATGATCCCGATGCTCAATGCCAGCGAGGCCGAGTTCCTGATCTCCGCCGGCAATGCCGTGGGCAGCGGCGGCGAGGACAAGTACCGCGCGCTGCACCGCTCGCTGGGCAACCTCGCCATGCCCTATCTGCTGACCGTGGGCAACGACGAGGCCGGCGGCCTCGGACGCATCCATTTCTACGATCACTACGGCCCGTACTTTCACGCTTTCCGCGCAGGCAATGGCCAGTTCATCTTTCTCGACAGCACCGACCCGGACAGCTACGCCTATCAGCTGATGTGGCTGGAAGCGCGACTGTCCGACCCGGGGCCGACGCATCACTTCGTGTTCGTCAGCCGGCCGGTGCTTCCCCCCAGCAAGGAGCCACCGCTCAAGCTCGTGCGGGAGGATCTGCGGGGCACCCGCTTCGGCGAGCGGCTGCAGGCGCTGTTCCGCGCCCACGGGGTGACCGCGGTGTTCTCGTCCGAGCGCAGCCTGTTCGACCGGCGGGAGGTCGACGGCGTGCCGTACATCGTCACCGGCGGTGCCGGCGGGCTGGTACTCAACGATGACACCAGCTACTACCACTACGTCGATGTCGCCGTGGAAGGGGAAGCCGTGCGCATCGGCGTCGAGCGCCTGGACATCGGCCAGCACCCGGTGGGCAAGACGCTGGAGAGCCTGTGGCTGTTCGTGCACTCGCTGTTCTACGTCGGACGCCTGAACTTCCTGCTGCTGCTGTCGGCACTGGTGGTGGTCGGCATCAAGCTCTACACGAGCATCTTCGTGGAGCGCGACTACTACCGGAACTTCGATCTCGACATCACGCCGTATCGCGACCGACCGCTGCGCGTGGCGATGGTCACCAACAACTATCTGCCCTTCATCGGCGGGGTGCCGCTGTCCATCGACCGTCTGCGGCGCGGCCTGCGCGCGCTCGGTCACCGGGTGCTGGTGCTGGCGCCGCGCTATCCCGGCAGCGGCGAATCGGACGGCGACGACGTCCGGCGCGTGCCGTCGACCCCGACGCTGAGCCGGCGCAACGATTTCCGTCTGGCGAACGTGCTGTCGCCGGTGATCGGGCGCAGCCTGCGCGAGTTCGAGCCGGAGGTCATCCACATCCATCACCCGTTCTGGCTGGGCTGGGCGGCGCTGATCCACGCCAGGCGACTGGGCGTGCCGGCGGTGTTCACGTACCACACCCGGCTCGAGCACTACGCCCACTACGTGCCGCTGCCGGGACCGCTGTTCCGCAACCTGGTGTCGCACAGCCTGGTGCGGCGCTTCGCCAACCAATGCGCCGGCGTCATCGTGCCGACCGCGTCGGCCGAGGAGTACCTGCGCCTCATCGGCGTGCAGACCGATACCTTCGTGCAGCCCACCGGCATCGACTACGAGCGTTTCCCGCACCGCGACGAGGACGCCATCGCGGCGCTGCGCGAGCGCTTCGCGCTGGGCGACGGACCGGTGCTGGTCAGCGTGTCGCGCCTCAGCCAGGAGAAGAACATCGACTTCATCCTGGACGGCCTGACCGAGCTCGGCCGCCAGACGGAGACGCCGTTCCACTGCCTGATCATCGGCGACGGCGACGAGCGCGAGCGCCTGCAGGCGCGCATCGACGACGAGCCGGCGCTGGCCGGCCGCGTGCACCTGACCGGCTCGGTGGCGCCGGACGACATGGTCCACTACTACCAGCTCGGCGATGTCTTCCTGTTCGCCTCGCGCTCGGAGACGCAGGGCATGGTCATCCTCGAGGCCATGGCCGCGCACCTGCCGGTGGTGACCGTGCGCTCGAGCGGCATCGACGATGTCGTGCAGGACGGCGTCAACGGCTACAAGACGCCGTGCCAGGTCGCGCAGTGGACCGAGCGCCTGCGGCTCCTGCTCGAGGACGACGCGCTCCGGAAGGAGATGGCCGACGCCGCCCAGCGCTTCGCTGCCGACTTCGCTGTCGAGCGCTTCGCCGGCGATGTCGCGGAGATCTACGCCCAGGTGCTGGCGGCCTACCACCAGCGCCGGTCGTGA
- a CDS encoding AEC family transporter → MPAPLPPPDVLFRILEVTVPVFGIVLISLAYARWRPVDMSAANRLNLVLFIPALIFHALAERTEGELALGAAALGAAVIVLGSGLLAWPVARTLGWAPRTLAPPAMFNNSGNMGMPLAVLAFGEAALPMAVVLLVTTTVLQFTVGLIVLNGRLDIGALLRNPMLLATAAGLAAMALDWRIPALIEPGIAMLGDVAIPLMLVALGVRLSEGGLGAWRIGLVGGLLTPLTGLAIALPWIAWAQPPDALADNLLLYAVLPPAVMNFMLAERFGQEPGSVASIVAIGNALSLLIVPVALWWLL, encoded by the coding sequence ATGCCCGCTCCGCTTCCGCCACCCGACGTGCTCTTCCGCATTCTCGAGGTCACGGTGCCGGTATTCGGCATCGTCCTGATCAGCCTGGCCTACGCGCGCTGGCGACCGGTCGACATGTCGGCCGCCAACCGGCTCAATCTGGTGCTGTTCATCCCGGCGCTGATCTTCCATGCGCTGGCCGAACGCACCGAGGGCGAGCTGGCGCTCGGCGCTGCCGCGCTCGGCGCCGCGGTCATCGTGCTGGGTTCGGGGCTGCTGGCCTGGCCGGTGGCGCGCACCCTGGGCTGGGCACCGCGGACACTGGCGCCACCGGCGATGTTCAACAACTCGGGCAACATGGGCATGCCGCTCGCGGTGCTGGCCTTCGGCGAAGCGGCGCTGCCCATGGCGGTGGTGCTGCTGGTGACCACCACGGTCCTGCAGTTCACCGTCGGGCTGATCGTGCTCAACGGGCGGCTGGACATCGGTGCGCTGCTGCGCAACCCGATGCTGCTGGCCACTGCCGCCGGTCTCGCCGCGATGGCGCTGGACTGGCGCATCCCGGCGCTCATCGAGCCCGGCATCGCCATGCTCGGCGATGTCGCCATCCCCCTGATGCTGGTGGCGCTCGGCGTGCGACTGTCCGAGGGCGGGCTGGGGGCGTGGCGCATCGGGCTGGTCGGCGGTCTGCTGACGCCGCTCACCGGCCTCGCCATCGCGCTGCCCTGGATCGCGTGGGCGCAGCCGCCGGATGCGCTCGCCGACAACCTGCTGCTCTATGCGGTGCTGCCGCCGGCCGTGATGAACTTCATGCTGGCCGAGCGTTTCGGACAGGAGCCCGGATCGGTGGCGTCGATCGTGGCGATCGGCAACGCGCTCTCGCTGCTGATCGTGCCGGTCGCGCTGTGGTGGCTGCTCTAG
- a CDS encoding GFA family protein yields the protein MSESERYDGSCLCGTVGVSVRPDTRHVDACHCSMCRKWGGGPLFVLDATTDVRFRGEAEISIYDSSEWAERGFCRHCGTHLFYRLKGSGEYAVPVDLIDGDAEWQFTKQIFVDEQPAYYRIANDTPRLTGAEVFAQYGADPG from the coding sequence ATGAGCGAAAGCGAGCGTTACGACGGCAGTTGCCTGTGCGGAACGGTCGGCGTGTCGGTGCGTCCCGACACCCGGCATGTCGACGCGTGCCATTGCAGCATGTGCCGCAAGTGGGGCGGCGGCCCCTTGTTCGTGCTCGACGCCACCACCGACGTGCGCTTCAGGGGCGAGGCCGAGATCAGCATCTACGACTCCTCGGAGTGGGCCGAGCGCGGCTTCTGCCGCCACTGCGGCACGCATCTCTTCTACCGCCTCAAGGGCAGCGGCGAGTACGCGGTCCCGGTCGATCTGATCGACGGCGACGCCGAATGGCAGTTCACCAAGCAGATCTTCGTCGACGAGCAGCCCGCGTACTACCGCATCGCCAACGACACGCCGCGGCTGACCGGCGCCGAGGTGTTCGCGCAGTACGGCGCCGACCCGGGCTGA
- the phbB gene encoding acetoacetyl-CoA reductase: MTQRIAYVTGGTGGIGRAICTALAGRGCRVAALGHPADADAVAAWQAGDGAGIEVALADLADPVAAEAALADLHDRAGTPDILVNAAGITRDARFAKMTPGQWREVMAANLDAAFHVTQPLFAGMCERGFGRIVNIASVNGSRGQFGQANYAASKAGLHGLTMSLAREGARYGVTANTVSPGYIATAMTAGMRPDVLEAITGEIPAGRLGEPAEVARAVAFLCDDGAGYVTGANLPVNGGLYMGF, encoded by the coding sequence ATGACCCAGCGCATTGCCTACGTGACCGGCGGCACCGGCGGCATCGGCCGCGCCATCTGCACTGCCCTGGCCGGCCGGGGCTGCCGCGTGGCGGCGCTGGGCCACCCCGCCGATGCCGATGCGGTGGCCGCATGGCAGGCCGGCGACGGCGCCGGCATCGAAGTCGCGCTGGCCGATCTCGCCGATCCTGTCGCGGCCGAGGCGGCGCTGGCCGATCTGCATGATCGTGCCGGCACGCCGGACATTCTGGTCAATGCCGCCGGCATCACGCGGGACGCCCGCTTCGCGAAGATGACCCCGGGGCAGTGGCGCGAGGTGATGGCGGCCAACCTGGACGCCGCCTTCCACGTGACGCAGCCGCTGTTCGCCGGCATGTGCGAGCGCGGCTTCGGACGCATCGTCAACATCGCCTCGGTCAACGGCAGCCGCGGTCAGTTCGGTCAGGCCAACTACGCGGCCTCGAAGGCGGGGCTGCACGGGCTGACCATGAGCCTGGCGCGCGAGGGCGCGCGCTACGGCGTCACCGCCAACACCGTCTCCCCGGGTTACATCGCCACGGCGATGACCGCCGGCATGCGGCCCGACGTGCTCGAGGCCATCACCGGCGAGATTCCGGCCGGCCGCCTCGGCGAGCCCGCCGAGGTCGCCCGCGCGGTCGCCTTCCTGTGCGACGACGGCGCCGGCTACGTCACCGGCGCCAATCTCCCCGTCAACGGCGGCCTGTACATGGGCTTCTGA